The following proteins come from a genomic window of bacterium:
- a CDS encoding HdeD family acid-resistance protein — protein MGVLARNWWALALRGLLAIVFGLLAFALPSVTLAALVILFGAYALVDGIFALVAAVRAAEAHERWWLFVLEGIAGIAAGVITFMWPGITALALLYLIAWWALITGIFEIAAAIRLRKEISGEWVLALGGVASVIFGVLLLMRPGVGALAVIWLIGTYALLFGLLLLMLGFRLRGHSGQKPALAR, from the coding sequence ATGGGGGTTCTGGCTCGGAACTGGTGGGCGCTTGCGCTGCGGGGCCTGCTCGCGATCGTGTTTGGCCTGTTGGCCTTTGCGCTGCCCAGCGTGACGCTCGCGGCCCTGGTGATTCTCTTCGGGGCCTACGCCCTGGTGGACGGGATCTTCGCGCTCGTCGCCGCGGTCCGCGCCGCGGAGGCGCACGAGCGGTGGTGGCTGTTCGTGCTCGAGGGGATCGCGGGGATCGCGGCCGGCGTCATCACGTTCATGTGGCCGGGGATCACCGCGCTGGCGCTGCTGTATCTCATCGCCTGGTGGGCGCTCATCACGGGCATCTTCGAGATCGCGGCCGCGATCCGGCTTCGCAAGGAAATCTCCGGGGAGTGGGTGCTGGCGCTCGGCGGCGTGGCCTCGGTGATCTTCGGGGTCCTCTTGCTGATGCGTCCGGGCGTCGGCGCGCTCGCGGTGATCTGGCTGATCGGCACCTACGCGCTGCTGTTCGGACTACTGCTGTTGATGCTGGGGTTCCGGCTCCGGGGACACTCCGGGCAGAAGCCTGCTCTGGCCCGTTAA